One region of Poecile atricapillus isolate bPoeAtr1 chromosome 8, bPoeAtr1.hap1, whole genome shotgun sequence genomic DNA includes:
- the GPR17 gene encoding uracil nucleotide/cysteinyl leukotriene receptor, whose product MNGPAASSLLFNCSNQSNFTLETSEQCGKETHLENMIFATFYFLDFILAFAGNALALWLFIRDQKSGTPANIFLMHLAVADLSFVLILPTRLVYHFSGNHWPFGEIPCRLTGFLFYLNMYASIYFLMCISVDRFLAIVHPVKSIKLRRSRYAHVACVFLWVIVGVAMAPLLLSVQTVHMKNTTVCLQLYREKASRHALVSLAVAFTFPFVTTVTCYLLIIQSLKSGNRVEKHLKEKAVKMIIMVVMIFLICFVPYHVNRYIYILHYNGTKASCETQRLLALSNRITSCLTSLNGAFDPIMYFFVAEKFREALCNLFCIKKTIMLPQTYEGKTNESSLSAKSEL is encoded by the coding sequence ATGAATGGACCAGCAGCTTCAAGCCTGCTCTTCAATTGCTCAAATCAATCAAATTTCACTTTGGAAACATCAGAGCAATGTGGCAAAGAGACACACCTTGAGAACATGATTTTTGCCACTTTCTACTTTTTGGACTTCATCCTAGCTTTTGCTGGCAATGCCCTGGCACTTTGGCTTTTCATCCGGGACCAAAAGTCAGGCACACCTGCCAACATTTTCCTGATGCATCTTGCTGTGGCTGACCTGTCCTTTGTGCTGATACTTCCCACCCGGCTGGTGTACCATTTTTCTGGTAACCATTGGCCATTTGGTGAGATCCCATGCAGACTCACCGGCTTCCTTTTCTACCTCAACATGTATGCCAGTATCTACTTCCTGATGTGCATCAGCGTAGACCGTTTCCTGGCCATTGTGCACCCCGTGAAGTCCATCAAGCTCCGCAGGTCACGGTATGCCCACGTGGCGTGTGTCTTTCTGTGGGTCATCGTTGGTGTGGCAATGGCACCTCTGCTGCTCAGTGTGCAGACGGTGCACATGAAAAACACAACTGTCTGCCTGCAGCTCTACAGAGAAAAGGCCTCACGTCACGCCCTCGTGTCCTTAGCAGTGGCATTCACCTTCCCCTTTGTTACTACTGTGACTTGCTACTTACTCATCATCCAGAGCCTGAAGAGCGGGAACAGAGTTGAGAAACACCTGAAGGAAAAAGCTGTCAAAATGATCATCATGGTCGTGATGATCTTTCTAATTTGCTTTGTACCTTATCATGTCAATCGCTACATTTATATTCTCCACTACAACGGGACCAAAGCCTCCTGTGAGACACAGCGTCTCCTGGCCCTCAGCAACCGCATCACTTCCTGCCTCACCAGCCTCAATGGGGCGTTCGACCCCATCATGTATTTTTTTGTAGCTGAGAAATTCCGTGAGGCTTTGTGCAATCtgttttgtattaaaaaaaccatAATGTTGCCTCAAACATATGAGGGCAAGACAAATGAAAGCTCACTAAGTGCTAAATCTGAACTGTGA
- the LIMS2 gene encoding LIM and senescent cell antigen-like-containing domain protein 2 isoform X2, producing the protein MTGSNMSDALANAVCERCQARFDPAERIVNSNGELYHENCFVCAQCFRQFPEGLFYEFEGRKYCEHDFQMLFAPCCGECGEFITGRVIKAMNNNWHPECFRCELCDVTLADLGFVKNAGRHLCRPCHNREKAKGLGKYICQKCHLIIDEQPLMFRNDSYHPDHFNCTHCGKELTAEARELKGELYCLPCHDKMGIPICGACRRPIEGRVVNALGKQWHVEHFVCAKCEKPFLGHRHYEKKGLAYCETHYNQLFGDVCYNCSHVIEGDVVSALNKAWCVNCFSCSTCNVKLTLKNKFVEFDMKPVCKKCYEKFPLELKKRLKKLSELASKKIHPKALDLNSA; encoded by the exons ATGACGGGCAG TAATATGTCTGATGCTCTGGCAAATGCCGTGTGTGAGCGTTGCCAGGCGCGGTTTGATCCTGCAGAGAGGATTGTGAACAGCAACGGGGAGCTCTATCACGAGAACTGCTTTGTCTGTGCTCAGTGCTTTCGGCAGTTCCCAGAGGGACTCTTTTATGAG tttGAAGGTAGGAAGTACTGTGAGCATGACTTCCAGATGCTGTTTGCTCCTTGCTGCGGGGAATGTG GTGAGTTCATTACTGGGCGTGTTATCAAGGCAATGAACAACAACTGGCACCCAGAATGTTTCCGCTGTGAGCTCTGTGATGTAACCCTTGCTGACCTGGGTTTTGTGAAGAATGCTGGCAG GCACCTGTGCAGGCCATGCCACAACCGTGAAAAAGCAAAGGGTCTGGGCAAGTACATCTGTCAGAAGTGCCACTTGATAATTGATGAGCAGCCTCTGATGTTTAGGAATGATTCCTACCATCCAGATCACTTCAACTGCACCCACTGTGG GAAGGAGCTGACTGCCGAGGCACGGGAGCTGAAGGGGGAGCTGTACTGCCTGCCGTGCCACGACAAGATGGGGATCCCCATCTGCGGAGCCTGCCGCAGGCCCATCGAGGGACGAGTGGTCAATGCTCTGGGGAAGCAATGGCATGTTGAG catTTTGTTTGTGCCAAATGTGAAAAGCCATTCTTGGGGCACCGACACTATGAAAAAAAAGGGCTGGCCTATTGTGAGACTCATTATAATCAG CTCTTTGGAGATGTCTGCTACAACTGCAGCCACGTGATAGAGGGAGATG tGGTATCAGCTCTTAACAAGGCCTGGTGTGTGAATTGCTTCTCCTGCTCCACCTGCAACGTCAAGCTCACACTGAA gaataaatttGTGGAGTTTGACATGAAGCCTGTGTGCAAGAAGTGCTATGAGAAATTCCCTCTGGAGCTGAAGAAACGTCTGAAGAAATTGTCAGAGCTGGCATCCAAGAAGATCCATCCTAAAGCTTTAGATTTAAACTCTGCTTAA
- the LIMS2 gene encoding LIM and senescent cell antigen-like-containing domain protein 2 isoform X1: protein MAGLRLRGLAASKLYQRRQDRLSGTGSLLSSRTDTAAGIPGNMSDALANAVCERCQARFDPAERIVNSNGELYHENCFVCAQCFRQFPEGLFYEFEGRKYCEHDFQMLFAPCCGECGEFITGRVIKAMNNNWHPECFRCELCDVTLADLGFVKNAGRHLCRPCHNREKAKGLGKYICQKCHLIIDEQPLMFRNDSYHPDHFNCTHCGKELTAEARELKGELYCLPCHDKMGIPICGACRRPIEGRVVNALGKQWHVEHFVCAKCEKPFLGHRHYEKKGLAYCETHYNQLFGDVCYNCSHVIEGDVVSALNKAWCVNCFSCSTCNVKLTLKNKFVEFDMKPVCKKCYEKFPLELKKRLKKLSELASKKIHPKALDLNSA from the exons ATGGCTGGCCTGAGGCTCCGGGGGCTGGCAGCCTCCAAGCTTTATCAGCGCCGGCAGGATCGGCTGAGTGGCACAGGGtcactgctgagcagcaggacagacacGGCGGCTGGGATCCCTGG TAATATGTCTGATGCTCTGGCAAATGCCGTGTGTGAGCGTTGCCAGGCGCGGTTTGATCCTGCAGAGAGGATTGTGAACAGCAACGGGGAGCTCTATCACGAGAACTGCTTTGTCTGTGCTCAGTGCTTTCGGCAGTTCCCAGAGGGACTCTTTTATGAG tttGAAGGTAGGAAGTACTGTGAGCATGACTTCCAGATGCTGTTTGCTCCTTGCTGCGGGGAATGTG GTGAGTTCATTACTGGGCGTGTTATCAAGGCAATGAACAACAACTGGCACCCAGAATGTTTCCGCTGTGAGCTCTGTGATGTAACCCTTGCTGACCTGGGTTTTGTGAAGAATGCTGGCAG GCACCTGTGCAGGCCATGCCACAACCGTGAAAAAGCAAAGGGTCTGGGCAAGTACATCTGTCAGAAGTGCCACTTGATAATTGATGAGCAGCCTCTGATGTTTAGGAATGATTCCTACCATCCAGATCACTTCAACTGCACCCACTGTGG GAAGGAGCTGACTGCCGAGGCACGGGAGCTGAAGGGGGAGCTGTACTGCCTGCCGTGCCACGACAAGATGGGGATCCCCATCTGCGGAGCCTGCCGCAGGCCCATCGAGGGACGAGTGGTCAATGCTCTGGGGAAGCAATGGCATGTTGAG catTTTGTTTGTGCCAAATGTGAAAAGCCATTCTTGGGGCACCGACACTATGAAAAAAAAGGGCTGGCCTATTGTGAGACTCATTATAATCAG CTCTTTGGAGATGTCTGCTACAACTGCAGCCACGTGATAGAGGGAGATG tGGTATCAGCTCTTAACAAGGCCTGGTGTGTGAATTGCTTCTCCTGCTCCACCTGCAACGTCAAGCTCACACTGAA gaataaatttGTGGAGTTTGACATGAAGCCTGTGTGCAAGAAGTGCTATGAGAAATTCCCTCTGGAGCTGAAGAAACGTCTGAAGAAATTGTCAGAGCTGGCATCCAAGAAGATCCATCCTAAAGCTTTAGATTTAAACTCTGCTTAA